One stretch of Streptomyces sp. NBC_01142 DNA includes these proteins:
- a CDS encoding IS110 family transposase → MTDETGIDVYLGLDVGKGDHHATAVSRAGKKVFDKPLPNSEPKLRELFDKLRAKHGTVLVVVDQPASIGALPLAVARDTGCQVAYLPGLTMRRIADLYPGEAKTDARDAFIIADAARAMPHTLRTIDPADETVAELAMIAGFDDDLAGESTRIANRLRGLLTQIHPSLERVLGPRIQHPAVLRLLDQFGSPAQIRKAGRRRLVTLIRPKAPRMAERLVEDVFTALDEQTVVVPGTEAAALIVPSLASSLQSVLDQRKLLAARIEELLEAHPLSQVLISMPGIGIRTAARILVDVGDGSGFATAGHLAAYAGLAPVTRNSGSSIRGEHPSRRGNKQLKRAFYLAAFASLSQPESRAYYDRKRREGKHHIAALIALARRRIDVLFAMLRDGTFYQPPTAATA, encoded by the coding sequence ATGACGGACGAGACTGGCATCGACGTCTATCTGGGCCTGGACGTCGGCAAGGGCGATCACCACGCCACCGCCGTGAGCCGGGCGGGGAAGAAGGTGTTCGACAAGCCGCTGCCCAACAGTGAGCCGAAACTGCGGGAGCTGTTCGACAAGCTCCGGGCCAAGCACGGCACGGTGCTGGTGGTCGTCGACCAGCCGGCTTCCATCGGGGCCCTGCCGCTGGCGGTCGCGCGGGACACGGGCTGCCAGGTCGCCTACCTGCCCGGTCTCACAATGCGACGGATCGCCGATCTTTACCCCGGTGAGGCCAAGACCGATGCCCGCGACGCGTTCATCATCGCGGACGCCGCCAGAGCGATGCCCCACACCCTGAGGACCATCGATCCCGCCGACGAGACCGTCGCCGAACTCGCGATGATCGCCGGGTTCGACGACGATCTCGCGGGCGAGTCCACCCGGATCGCCAACCGGCTCCGCGGCCTCCTCACCCAGATCCACCCGTCGCTCGAACGGGTCCTGGGCCCGCGCATCCAGCACCCGGCCGTGCTCAGACTGCTCGACCAGTTCGGCTCACCCGCCCAGATCCGCAAAGCCGGACGCCGTCGCCTCGTGACCTTGATACGTCCCAAAGCGCCGCGGATGGCGGAGCGGCTGGTCGAGGACGTCTTCACCGCACTCGACGAACAGACCGTCGTCGTTCCGGGCACCGAGGCTGCCGCGCTGATCGTCCCCAGCCTTGCGAGTTCGCTCCAGTCCGTTCTTGACCAGCGCAAACTCCTCGCCGCGAGGATCGAGGAACTCCTGGAGGCCCACCCTCTTTCCCAGGTCCTGATCTCGATGCCCGGCATCGGGATCAGGACCGCGGCCCGCATCCTCGTCGACGTCGGAGACGGCAGCGGCTTCGCCACCGCCGGCCATCTCGCTGCCTACGCCGGCCTCGCTCCCGTGACCCGGAACTCCGGCTCCTCCATCCGCGGCGAACACCCCTCCCGGCGAGGCAACAAACAGCTCAAGAGAGCCTTCTACCTCGCCGCGTTCGCCTCACTCTCCCAGCCCGAGTCACGCGCCTACTACGACCGCAAACGCAGGGAGGGGAAGCACCACATCGCCGCCCTCATCGCGCTCGCCCGACGACGCATCGACGTCCTCTTCGCCATGCTCCGAGACGGCACCTTCTACCAACCACCCACAGCGGCTACGGCTTGA
- the nadA gene encoding quinolinate synthase NadA gives MRVVTTAQARPELDVQPTPLALLLLGREADPRSERGVECPGDLPSPSDPDLVERARAAKEKLGDKVFVLGHHYQRDEVIQFADVTGDSFKLAKDAAARPEAEYIVFCGVHFMAESADILTSDDQSVVLPDLAAGCSMADMATAEQVAECWDVLTEAGVAEQVVPVSYMNSSADIKAFTGKHGGTICTSSNAKRALDWAFEQGEKVLFLPDQHLGRNTAVREMGLSLDDCVLYNPHKPNGGLTVEQLRNAKMILWRGHCSVHGRFSLDSVNDVRERIPGVNVLVHPECKHEVVAAADYVGSTEYIIKTLEAAPAGSKWAIGTELNLVRRVANAHPDKEVVFLDKTVCFCSTMNRIDLPHLVWTLESLAEGNLVNRIQVDKETESFAKLALERMLALP, from the coding sequence GTGCGTGTCGTGACCACCGCCCAAGCCCGCCCGGAGCTCGACGTCCAGCCGACGCCACTCGCCCTGCTGCTGCTCGGCCGTGAGGCCGACCCCAGGAGCGAGCGCGGCGTGGAGTGCCCCGGTGACCTGCCCTCCCCGTCCGACCCGGACCTGGTGGAGCGCGCCCGCGCCGCCAAGGAGAAGCTCGGGGACAAGGTGTTCGTCCTCGGCCACCACTACCAGCGTGACGAGGTCATCCAGTTCGCCGACGTGACCGGGGACTCCTTCAAGCTGGCCAAGGACGCGGCGGCACGGCCGGAGGCCGAGTACATCGTCTTCTGCGGCGTGCACTTCATGGCCGAGTCTGCGGACATCCTGACCTCGGACGACCAGAGTGTGGTGCTGCCCGACCTGGCCGCCGGCTGCTCGATGGCCGACATGGCCACGGCGGAGCAGGTCGCCGAGTGCTGGGACGTGCTGACCGAGGCGGGAGTCGCCGAGCAGGTCGTGCCCGTCTCGTACATGAACTCCTCCGCCGACATCAAGGCCTTCACCGGCAAGCACGGCGGCACGATCTGCACCTCGTCGAACGCGAAGCGCGCGCTGGACTGGGCCTTCGAGCAGGGCGAGAAGGTGCTCTTCCTTCCCGACCAGCACCTCGGGCGCAACACCGCGGTGCGGGAGATGGGCCTGTCGCTCGACGACTGCGTGCTCTACAACCCGCACAAGCCGAACGGCGGCCTGACCGTCGAGCAGCTGCGCAACGCGAAGATGATCCTGTGGCGCGGCCACTGCTCGGTGCACGGCCGCTTCTCGCTGGACTCGGTCAACGATGTGCGCGAGCGGATCCCGGGCGTGAACGTGCTGGTGCACCCCGAGTGCAAACACGAGGTCGTGGCGGCCGCGGACTACGTCGGCTCGACGGAGTACATCATCAAGACGCTCGAGGCGGCCCCGGCCGGCTCCAAGTGGGCGATCGGCACCGAGCTCAACCTGGTGCGCCGGGTCGCGAACGCGCACCCCGACAAGGAGGTCGTCTTCCTCGACAAGACGGTCTGCTTCTGCTCGACGATGAACCGCATCGACCTGCCGCACCTGGTGTGGACGCTGGAGTCGCTGGCCGAGGGCAACCTGGTCAACCGGATCCAGGTCGACAAGGAGACCGAGAGCTTCGCGAAGCTGGCGCTGGAGCGGATGCTGGCACTGCCGTAG
- a CDS encoding carbohydrate kinase family protein, translated as MRIAVTGSIATDHLMTFPGRFADQLVADQLHTVSLSFLVDNLDVRRGGVGANICFGMGQLGTGPILVGAAGSDFDEYRAWLDRHGVDTGSVRISEVLHTARFVCTTDADHNQIGSFYTGAMSEARQIELKKVADRVGGLDLVLIGADDPEAMLRHTEECKTRSIPFAADFSQQIARMSGDDIRTLLDGATYLFSNEYEKGLIESKTGWTDAEILGKVGHRVTTLGSRGVRIEGAGEDPIEVGCAEEEAKVDPTGVGDAFRAGFLSGLSWDVSLERAAQVGCMLATLVIETLGTQEYTLRRAHFMDRFTKAYGHEAAAEVRAYLK; from the coding sequence GTGCGAATCGCTGTCACCGGCTCCATCGCCACCGACCACCTCATGACCTTCCCCGGCCGCTTCGCCGACCAGCTCGTCGCGGACCAGCTGCACACGGTCTCGCTCTCCTTCCTGGTCGACAACCTCGATGTGCGCAGGGGCGGTGTCGGCGCGAACATCTGCTTCGGCATGGGTCAGCTGGGCACCGGGCCGATCCTGGTCGGTGCGGCCGGATCCGACTTCGACGAGTACCGCGCCTGGCTCGACCGCCACGGCGTGGACACCGGCTCCGTACGCATCTCCGAGGTACTGCACACCGCACGCTTCGTCTGCACGACGGACGCCGACCACAACCAGATCGGCTCGTTCTACACCGGTGCGATGAGCGAGGCCCGCCAGATCGAGCTCAAGAAGGTGGCCGACCGGGTCGGCGGCCTCGACCTCGTACTGATCGGCGCGGACGACCCCGAGGCGATGCTCCGCCACACCGAGGAGTGCAAGACCCGCTCCATCCCGTTCGCCGCGGACTTCTCGCAGCAGATCGCACGGATGAGCGGCGACGACATCCGTACCCTCCTCGACGGTGCCACCTACCTGTTCTCCAACGAGTACGAGAAGGGACTCATCGAGTCCAAGACCGGCTGGACCGACGCCGAGATCCTGGGCAAGGTCGGCCACCGCGTGACCACGCTGGGCTCGCGCGGCGTGCGCATCGAGGGTGCCGGCGAGGACCCGATCGAGGTCGGCTGTGCCGAGGAAGAGGCCAAGGTCGACCCGACCGGCGTCGGCGACGCGTTCCGCGCGGGCTTCCTCTCCGGCCTGTCCTGGGACGTGAGCCTGGAGCGCGCGGCCCAGGTCGGATGCATGCTGGCGACCCTCGTCATCGAGACCCTGGGCACCCAGGAGTACACCCTGCGCCGCGCCCACTTCATGGACCGCTTCACCAAGGCGTACGGCCACGAGGCCGCGGCGGAGGTCCGGGCGTACCTGAAGTAG
- the ctaD gene encoding cytochrome c oxidase subunit I: MSILNEPQGAAAAADDSYENELPVRRKEPGNVVIKWLTTTDHKTIGTLYLVTSFVFFCIGGLMALFMRAELARPGTQIMSNEQFNQAFTMHGTIMLLMFATPLFAGFANWIMPLQIGAPDVAFPRLNMFAYWLYLFGSLIAVAGFLTPQGAADFGWFAYSPLSDAVRSPGVGADMWIMGLAFSGFGTILGSVNFITTIICMRAPGMTMFRMPIFTWNVLLTGVLVLLAFPVLAAALFALEADRKFGAHIFDASNGGALLWQHLFWFFGHPEVYIIALPFFGIVSEVIPVFSRKPMFGYIGLVAATIAIAGLSVTVWAHHMYVTGGVLLPFFSFMTFLIAVPTGVKFFNWIGTMWKGSLSFETPMLWTIGFLVTFTFGGLTGVILASPPMDFHVSDSYFVVAHFHYVVFGTVVFAMFAGFHFWWPKFTGKMLDERLGKITFWTLFIGFHGTFLVQHWLGAEGMPRRYADYLAADGFTALNTISTISSFLLGMSVLPFFYNVWKTAKYGKKVEVDDPWGYGRSLEWATSCPPPRHNFLTLPRIRSESPAFDLHHPEIAALDQLEHAGHGGSVITGDKEAGK; encoded by the coding sequence GTGAGCATCCTCAACGAACCTCAGGGTGCCGCCGCAGCAGCTGACGACTCGTACGAGAACGAGCTGCCGGTACGGCGCAAGGAGCCGGGAAACGTCGTCATCAAGTGGCTGACCACCACTGACCACAAGACGATCGGCACGCTCTATCTGGTCACGTCGTTCGTGTTCTTCTGCATCGGCGGCCTGATGGCGCTCTTCATGCGCGCCGAGCTGGCCCGTCCGGGTACGCAGATCATGTCGAACGAGCAGTTCAACCAGGCGTTCACGATGCACGGCACGATCATGCTGCTGATGTTCGCGACGCCGCTGTTCGCCGGATTCGCGAACTGGATCATGCCGCTGCAGATCGGCGCGCCCGACGTGGCGTTCCCGCGGCTGAACATGTTCGCGTACTGGCTGTACCTCTTCGGCTCGCTCATCGCGGTGGCCGGCTTCCTCACCCCGCAGGGTGCGGCCGACTTCGGCTGGTTCGCCTACTCCCCGCTGTCGGACGCGGTCCGCTCGCCGGGCGTCGGCGCCGACATGTGGATCATGGGTCTGGCCTTCTCCGGCTTCGGCACGATCCTCGGCTCGGTCAACTTCATCACCACGATCATCTGCATGCGCGCGCCCGGCATGACGATGTTCCGGATGCCGATCTTCACCTGGAACGTGCTGCTCACCGGTGTGCTGGTGCTGCTCGCCTTCCCGGTGCTGGCTGCCGCGCTCTTCGCGCTGGAGGCGGACCGCAAGTTCGGTGCCCACATCTTCGACGCGTCCAACGGCGGCGCGTTGCTGTGGCAACACCTCTTCTGGTTCTTCGGCCATCCAGAGGTGTACATCATCGCCCTGCCATTCTTCGGAATCGTCTCCGAAGTCATCCCGGTCTTCAGCCGCAAGCCGATGTTCGGCTACATCGGTCTGGTGGCCGCGACGATCGCGATCGCGGGTCTGTCCGTGACCGTGTGGGCGCACCACATGTACGTCACAGGCGGCGTGCTACTGCCGTTCTTCTCGTTCATGACGTTCCTCATCGCGGTGCCAACCGGTGTGAAGTTCTTCAACTGGATCGGCACGATGTGGAAGGGCTCACTGTCCTTCGAGACACCGATGCTCTGGACGATCGGATTCCTGGTCACCTTCACCTTCGGTGGTCTGACCGGCGTCATCCTGGCCTCGCCCCCGATGGACTTCCACGTCTCCGACTCGTACTTCGTCGTCGCGCACTTCCACTACGTCGTCTTCGGCACCGTGGTGTTCGCGATGTTCGCCGGCTTCCATTTCTGGTGGCCGAAGTTCACGGGCAAGATGCTGGACGAGCGGCTCGGCAAGATCACCTTCTGGACGCTGTTCATCGGCTTCCACGGCACGTTCCTGGTGCAGCACTGGCTGGGAGCGGAAGGCATGCCGCGTCGTTACGCGGACTACCTCGCCGCCGACGGCTTCACCGCGCTGAACACCATCTCCACGATCAGCTCGTTCCTGCTCGGTATGTCGGTCCTGCCGTTCTTCTACAACGTCTGGAAGACCGCCAAGTACGGCAAGAAGGTCGAGGTCGACGACCCGTGGGGCTACGGCCGTTCGCTCGAATGGGCGACGTCCTGCCCGCCGCCGCGGCACAACTTCCTCACCCTGCCGCGGATCCGTTCCGAATCCCCGGCGTTCGACCTGCACCACCCGGAGATCGCCGCTCTCGACCAGCTCGAGCACGCCGGCCACGGTGGGAGCGTCATCACTGGTGACAAGGAGGCCGGCAAGTGA
- a CDS encoding cysteine desulfurase/sulfurtransferase TusA family protein has protein sequence MPYFDAASSAPLHPVARQALQAALDEGWADPARLYREGRRARLLLDAAREAAAESVGCRPDELVFTPSGTRAIHSGISGVLAGRRRVGRHLVASAVEHSSVLHAGAALRGEGGTMTEVPVDRSGAVSAEAYASALREDTALACLQSANHEVGTEQPVTQVAEACRAAGVPLLVDAAQSLGWGPVDGAWSLLVASAHKWGGPAGVGLLAVRKGVRFAPQGPADERESGRAAGFENIPAIVAAAASLRAVRTEAADEAVRLRALVDRIRTRVPELVPDVEVVGDPERRLPHLVTFSCLYVDGETVLHELDRAGFSVSSGSSCTSSTLTPSHVLRAMGVLSEGNVRVSLPPGTAGEDVDRFLEVLPGVVAGVRERLGAPASVVSSPAADSLVVDAVGKRCPIPVIELAKVIGDVPVGGTVTVLSDDEAARLDIPAWCEMRGQEYVGEEPAERGVAYVVRRVS, from the coding sequence GTGCCCTACTTCGACGCCGCATCCTCCGCCCCTCTGCACCCGGTTGCCCGCCAGGCCCTGCAGGCCGCCCTGGACGAGGGCTGGGCCGATCCCGCCAGGCTCTACCGCGAGGGGCGGCGCGCCAGACTGCTGTTGGACGCGGCGCGGGAGGCGGCCGCCGAGTCGGTGGGGTGCCGTCCGGACGAACTCGTCTTCACTCCTTCGGGGACCCGGGCAATTCACTCGGGAATTTCCGGGGTGCTCGCGGGCCGTCGGCGTGTCGGGCGTCACCTGGTCGCCTCCGCGGTCGAACACTCGTCGGTGCTGCACGCGGGGGCTGCCCTGCGGGGTGAGGGCGGCACCATGACGGAGGTCCCGGTGGACCGGTCGGGTGCCGTGTCCGCCGAGGCGTACGCCTCCGCCCTGCGCGAGGACACCGCGCTGGCCTGTCTGCAGTCCGCCAATCACGAGGTGGGTACCGAGCAGCCGGTCACCCAGGTCGCCGAGGCGTGCCGGGCGGCAGGGGTGCCGCTGCTGGTGGACGCGGCGCAGTCGCTGGGCTGGGGGCCGGTGGACGGCGCCTGGTCGCTGCTCGTGGCCAGTGCGCACAAGTGGGGCGGGCCCGCGGGCGTCGGTCTTCTCGCCGTACGCAAGGGGGTCCGTTTCGCCCCTCAAGGGCCTGCCGACGAGCGAGAGTCGGGGCGGGCGGCCGGTTTCGAGAACATCCCGGCGATCGTGGCCGCGGCGGCCTCACTGCGGGCGGTGCGTACGGAGGCGGCGGACGAGGCGGTACGGCTGCGCGCCCTGGTGGACCGCATCCGTACCCGCGTCCCGGAGCTGGTCCCGGATGTGGAGGTGGTGGGCGACCCGGAGCGCCGGCTCCCCCATCTCGTCACCTTCTCCTGTCTCTATGTCGACGGAGAGACTGTGCTGCACGAGCTGGACCGGGCGGGTTTCTCCGTCTCCTCCGGTTCCTCCTGCACGAGCAGCACCCTGACACCGAGCCATGTGCTGCGGGCGATGGGTGTGCTCAGCGAGGGCAATGTGCGGGTGTCGCTGCCGCCGGGAACGGCCGGGGAGGACGTCGACCGCTTCCTGGAGGTGCTGCCGGGGGTGGTCGCGGGCGTCCGGGAGAGGCTGGGCGCGCCCGCCTCCGTCGTCTCCTCCCCCGCCGCGGACTCACTCGTGGTGGACGCCGTCGGCAAGCGGTGCCCCATCCCGGTGATCGAGCTCGCGAAGGTGATCGGGGACGTGCCGGTCGGCGGGACGGTGACGGTCCTCTCGGACGACGAGGCGGCACGGCTGGACATCCCGGCGTGGTGCGAGATGCGGGGCCAGGAGTACGTGGGCGAGGAGCCGGCGGAGCGGGGCGTGGCGTACGTGGTGCGGCGGGTCTCGTAG
- a CDS encoding cytochrome c oxidase subunit II, producing MSPNGSDRSSRRPMRRKLPQVLTAGLVLATATGCTYKDFPRLGMPTPVTEEAPRILSLWQGSWAAALITGALVWGLILWSVIFHRRSRTKVEVPPQTRYNMPIEALYTVVPLIIVSVLFYFTARDESKLLALSKPVHTVNVVGYQWSWGFNYVENLDGDAKTGAKVPKELDGVPLKYQKDFPAGAEGVYDAGIPGTRNPQTGNPGPTLWLPKGEKVRFILTSRDVIHSFWVIPFLFKQDVIPGHTNVFEVTPSQEGTFLGKCAELCGVDHSRMLFNVKVVSPERYQQHLKELAEKGQTGFIPSGIEQTDPARNAEKNQL from the coding sequence GTGAGTCCCAACGGCTCCGACCGCTCGTCGCGGCGCCCGATGCGGCGGAAGCTGCCGCAGGTGCTGACTGCGGGCCTGGTCCTGGCGACCGCAACCGGTTGCACATACAAGGACTTCCCCCGCCTTGGTATGCCCACCCCGGTAACGGAAGAGGCGCCGCGGATCCTCTCCCTCTGGCAGGGCTCGTGGGCGGCAGCGCTCATCACGGGCGCGCTGGTGTGGGGTCTGATCCTGTGGAGTGTCATCTTCCACCGGCGCAGCCGCACCAAGGTGGAGGTACCTCCGCAGACCCGGTACAACATGCCCATCGAGGCCTTGTACACCGTGGTCCCTCTCATCATTGTTTCGGTGCTCTTCTACTTCACCGCGCGTGATGAGTCGAAGCTCCTCGCCCTCTCCAAGCCCGTCCACACGGTCAACGTGGTCGGCTATCAGTGGAGCTGGGGCTTCAACTACGTCGAGAACCTGGACGGCGACGCCAAGACCGGCGCCAAGGTCCCCAAGGAGCTCGACGGGGTCCCGCTCAAGTACCAGAAGGACTTCCCCGCGGGTGCGGAGGGCGTCTACGACGCGGGTATCCCCGGCACGCGGAACCCGCAGACCGGCAACCCGGGCCCGACCCTGTGGCTGCCCAAGGGCGAGAAGGTCCGGTTCATCCTGACCTCCCGGGACGTCATCCACTCCTTCTGGGTGATCCCCTTCCTGTTCAAGCAGGACGTCATCCCCGGTCACACCAACGTCTTCGAGGTGACGCCGTCCCAGGAGGGCACCTTCCTGGGCAAGTGCGCCGAGCTCTGCGGCGTCGACCATTCCCGGATGCTCTTCAACGTCAAGGTGGTCTCCCCGGAGCGCTACCAGCAGCACCTGAAGGAGCTTGCCGAGAAGGGGCAGACCGGCTTCATCCCGTCGGGCATTGAGCAGACGGACCCGGCCAGGAATGCGGAGAAGAACCAACTGTGA
- a CDS encoding iron-sulfur cluster assembly accessory protein, with product MSVSDETTTVNDGILLSDAAAAKVKALLDQEGREDLALRVAVQPGGCSGLRYQLFFDERSLDGDVVKDFDGVKVITDRMSAPYLGGASIDFVDTIEKQGFTIDNPNATGSCACGDSFS from the coding sequence ATGTCCGTATCGGACGAGACCACCACCGTGAACGACGGCATCCTCCTGTCCGACGCCGCCGCGGCCAAGGTCAAGGCCCTGCTGGACCAGGAAGGCCGCGAGGATCTCGCGCTGCGCGTCGCCGTTCAGCCCGGCGGCTGCTCCGGCCTGCGTTACCAGCTGTTCTTCGACGAGCGCTCGCTCGACGGCGACGTTGTCAAGGACTTCGACGGTGTCAAGGTCATCACCGACCGCATGAGCGCCCCGTACCTGGGTGGCGCCTCCATCGACTTCGTCGACACCATCGAGAAGCAGGGCTTCACGATCGACAACCCGAACGCCACCGGCTCCTGCGCCTGCGGCGACTCCTTCAGCTGA